From a single Devosia litorisediminis genomic region:
- a CDS encoding MaoC/PaaZ C-terminal domain-containing protein, with the protein MERPRHFEDYVLGEVRKTYGRTITETDFVVHAGHTGDFFPHHMDAEAMKDSPWGQRIAHGTMTFAIGIGLTASEINPLAFSYGYERLRFPKPVFIGDTIHSELTITGLEPDPKRADHGRITEQVRVLNQRGETVLACDHIYLAQRRSVIA; encoded by the coding sequence ATGGAACGCCCTCGTCACTTTGAGGACTACGTGCTGGGCGAGGTTCGCAAGACCTATGGCCGCACCATTACCGAGACCGATTTCGTGGTCCATGCCGGCCATACCGGGGATTTTTTTCCCCACCACATGGACGCCGAGGCGATGAAGGACTCGCCATGGGGGCAGCGCATTGCGCATGGCACGATGACCTTTGCCATCGGCATCGGGCTGACTGCCAGCGAGATCAATCCCCTGGCCTTTTCCTATGGCTATGAACGCCTGCGCTTTCCCAAGCCGGTGTTTATTGGCGACACCATCCATTCCGAGCTGACGATTACCGGGCTCGAGCCTGACCCAAAGCGTGCCGATCACGGTCGGATTACCGAGCAGGTGCGTGTGCTCAACCAGCGCGGCGAGACTGTATTGGCCTGCGATCACATCTACCTGGCGCAGCGGCGAAGCGTGATCGCCTAA
- a CDS encoding amidohydrolase family protein, whose amino-acid sequence MRILDTHLHLVYPDRFDYPWLSDAPAINKPWTVEDYFAEALPLGIESALHMEVDVAEADLLGESEFVLTLPRVVGAIAGCRPEHMNFVDQIEQLSEHAHVKGVRRILHQMPDDLSQSDLFVENIRHLPDYDLSFDLCVRADQLPIGQMLAERAPDVTFVLDHCGVPDVTGGGLDPWRAHISNIAKVPNVMAKVSGIVAYSGADWSVDTIRPYVEHIIESFGWDRVVWGSDHPVVTLTGSLTRWVQATHEIIKGASDDEKARLLHLNAERIYKV is encoded by the coding sequence ATGCGCATTCTCGACACCCATCTGCACCTGGTCTATCCCGACCGTTTTGACTACCCTTGGCTTTCGGATGCGCCGGCAATCAACAAGCCCTGGACGGTCGAGGACTATTTCGCCGAAGCGCTCCCGCTGGGCATCGAGTCGGCGCTGCATATGGAAGTCGATGTCGCTGAGGCCGATCTGCTGGGCGAGAGCGAGTTCGTCCTCACCCTGCCCCGCGTGGTCGGCGCCATTGCCGGCTGCCGCCCGGAGCACATGAATTTTGTCGATCAGATTGAGCAGCTTAGCGAACATGCTCACGTCAAGGGCGTGCGCCGCATCCTGCATCAGATGCCAGACGATCTGAGCCAGTCCGACCTGTTCGTCGAGAACATTCGCCATCTGCCCGATTACGATCTGAGCTTTGATCTGTGCGTGCGCGCCGACCAGTTACCGATTGGCCAGATGCTGGCCGAGCGGGCGCCTGACGTAACCTTCGTGCTGGACCATTGCGGCGTGCCCGATGTGACCGGCGGCGGGCTTGACCCGTGGCGCGCGCACATCAGCAATATCGCCAAGGTGCCCAATGTGATGGCCAAGGTTTCAGGCATTGTCGCCTATTCGGGGGCCGACTGGAGCGTCGACACCATCCGCCCCTATGTCGAGCACATCATTGAAAGCTTCGGCTGGGATCGCGTGGTGTGGGGGTCCGACCATCCTGTGGTGACGCTGACCGGCTCGCTGACCCGCTGGGTCCAGGCCACCCACGAGATCATCAAGGGTGCCAGCGACGACGAGAAGGCCAGGCTGCTGCACCTCAATGCGGAGCGGATCTACAAGGTCTAG
- a CDS encoding ABC transporter substrate-binding protein, with protein sequence MATKFLARALLASCALATLSGAAIAQDFDYGSFPDYTLKVKLIGGTQYEKLYTRIPEWEALTGAKVEIVSSKNHFDLDREIKQDIATGQITWCVGSNHTSFAPQYGDLYVDLSTMIPAEELAKYVPGTLKSAMVDGRLVQLPRVTDVSNLYYRKDLYEDPANMEAYKAEFGADLAPPKTFEEFKQQIIFFADPPNLYGTAFAGKDEGMSGRFMEILRANGGDLFDADWNPIFNSPEGVDALNWFKDIYDAGGVPAGTVNYTWDDIGQAMAAGQLAVDLDWPGFAGFYSDPAASKISDVLGFAVSPVGSAGVRGGWSGSHSFSVTEACDNKEAATSLAVFLTNDESEMMEAQAGNLPTRSKTFDEVITYFNENGKTALAEMFPIWQASLADARTPPLIPQWIEVSNVLWPQLQAAIVGEKTPQEALDKAADEARMILEDAGIL encoded by the coding sequence ATGGCAACCAAGTTTCTGGCCAGGGCGCTCCTGGCATCGTGCGCGTTGGCGACCCTGTCGGGCGCGGCGATCGCTCAAGACTTCGACTACGGCTCGTTCCCCGATTACACCCTCAAGGTGAAACTGATCGGCGGCACGCAGTACGAAAAGCTCTACACGCGTATTCCAGAGTGGGAGGCGCTGACTGGCGCCAAGGTCGAGATCGTCTCGTCCAAGAACCACTTCGACCTTGATCGCGAGATCAAGCAGGACATCGCCACCGGCCAGATCACCTGGTGCGTCGGCTCCAACCACACCAGCTTCGCACCACAATACGGCGATCTGTATGTCGACCTGTCGACCATGATCCCGGCTGAAGAACTGGCCAAATACGTCCCGGGCACCCTCAAGTCTGCCATGGTCGATGGCCGTCTGGTGCAACTGCCCCGCGTGACCGACGTGTCGAACCTGTATTACCGCAAGGACCTCTATGAGGACCCGGCCAATATGGAGGCCTACAAGGCCGAGTTCGGCGCCGATCTGGCACCGCCCAAGACCTTTGAGGAGTTCAAGCAGCAGATCATCTTCTTTGCTGATCCGCCAAACCTGTACGGCACGGCCTTTGCGGGCAAGGACGAAGGCATGTCCGGCCGCTTCATGGAAATCCTGCGCGCCAATGGCGGCGATCTGTTCGACGCCGACTGGAACCCGATCTTCAATTCGCCAGAAGGCGTTGATGCGCTCAACTGGTTCAAAGACATCTATGATGCCGGCGGCGTGCCAGCCGGTACCGTGAACTACACCTGGGATGATATCGGTCAGGCCATGGCCGCTGGCCAGCTGGCGGTCGATCTTGACTGGCCGGGCTTTGCCGGCTTCTACAGCGATCCGGCCGCCTCCAAGATCTCTGACGTGCTCGGCTTTGCCGTGTCGCCAGTTGGTTCTGCCGGCGTGCGTGGCGGCTGGTCCGGTTCGCACTCCTTCTCGGTCACTGAAGCTTGTGACAACAAGGAAGCTGCGACCTCACTCGCCGTTTTCCTGACCAATGACGAAAGCGAAATGATGGAAGCTCAGGCCGGCAATCTGCCGACCCGCTCCAAGACCTTCGACGAAGTCATCACCTATTTCAACGAGAACGGCAAAACCGCTCTCGCCGAAATGTTCCCGATCTGGCAGGCCAGCCTGGCCGATGCCCGCACGCCACCATTGATCCCCCAGTGGATCGAGGTGTCCAACGTGCTCTGGCCACAGTTGCAGGCTGCCATCGTGGGTGAGAAGACCCCACAGGAAGCACTCGACAAGGCCGCCGATGAAGCCCGCATGATCCTTGAAGATGCCGGTATCCTCTAG
- a CDS encoding Gfo/Idh/MocA family protein: protein MPIDVSSLQQSWPKPSAPRPIVIIGAGGIVNDAHLPAYEMAGFTVAGVFDIDGDKARALAAKWNITAFATLDEAIATPNAVYDLALPPAAHLSVLPKLPDGASVLLQKPMGRDLAEASAILKLCRDKHLVAAVNFQLRFAPMMLAVRDAISRGYLGDLIDTEVHLNLVTPWHLFPFLNGMPRVEIAVHSIHYLDLIRAFLGNPSGIHARTMGHPSTELAQTRTSALIDFDDGVRTTLSINHHHDFGRKFQDASFRFEGTRGAAMIKLGLLLNYPEGEPDELWIAQKGEDWQQVSLDGGWFPHAFIGTMSNLQRFAAGEDKTLLTSVEDAWHTMALVEAAFQSAASPATPIKATP from the coding sequence GTGCCCATCGATGTTTCCAGCCTGCAGCAAAGCTGGCCAAAACCGAGCGCGCCACGCCCGATCGTCATCATCGGGGCGGGCGGCATCGTCAATGATGCCCATCTACCCGCTTATGAGATGGCCGGTTTCACGGTCGCTGGCGTGTTCGACATTGACGGGGACAAGGCCAGGGCTCTGGCGGCCAAATGGAACATTACCGCCTTCGCCACGCTGGACGAGGCCATCGCAACGCCCAATGCGGTCTATGACCTGGCCTTGCCTCCCGCCGCCCATCTGAGCGTGCTGCCCAAGCTGCCCGACGGCGCTAGCGTGCTACTGCAAAAACCCATGGGCCGCGATCTGGCCGAGGCCAGCGCCATCCTCAAGCTGTGCCGCGACAAACATCTCGTGGCGGCCGTCAATTTCCAGCTGCGCTTTGCGCCGATGATGCTGGCGGTGCGCGACGCCATAAGCCGCGGCTATCTGGGCGATCTGATCGATACCGAGGTGCATCTCAATCTGGTGACGCCCTGGCATTTGTTTCCGTTTCTCAATGGCATGCCGCGGGTCGAAATCGCCGTGCACTCCATCCATTATCTCGACCTGATCCGGGCATTTCTGGGCAATCCAAGCGGCATTCACGCGCGGACCATGGGCCATCCCTCGACCGAGTTGGCGCAGACGCGCACCAGCGCACTGATCGATTTTGATGATGGCGTCCGCACCACGCTGAGCATCAACCACCACCACGATTTTGGCCGCAAGTTCCAGGATGCCAGTTTCCGCTTCGAGGGCACCAGGGGCGCCGCGATGATCAAGCTGGGCCTGCTGCTGAACTACCCCGAAGGCGAACCCGACGAGCTGTGGATCGCCCAAAAGGGCGAAGACTGGCAACAGGTTAGCCTAGACGGCGGCTGGTTCCCGCATGCCTTTATCGGCACGATGAGCAATCTGCAGCGCTTTGCCGCCGGCGAGGACAAGACACTCCTGACCTCGGTGGAAGACGCCTGGCACACCATGGCGCTGGTTGAAGCCGCCTTTCAGTCCGCCGCCAGCCCGGCGACGCCAATCAAGGCGACACCATGA
- a CDS encoding extracellular solute-binding protein, with protein sequence MTWDHPRGFDPMVATARAWQEQTGVQIIWDKRSLQDFESFPVEELARQYDLIVIDHPHVGQITKEGCLAPLDVAGREAERAAMASHSVGPSFASYDYAGHQWAFPIDAAAQVQAYRPDLLDGPAKSWTEVVELAKAGRVILPMRAPHSLMSFYTLAGNLGTPCATQGDELIPEKDGVRVIETLRQVTDHIAPDQYAMDPIAASEAMASGDQFALMPLGYGYVSYALDGFRPHKLKFADIPVAGSRGPIGSAVGGTGIAVSAFSSHQEAAIGYAYWVASEAIQRSIYAGAGGQPGHGLAWEDDAINAATADFYRATRASMQGGWLRPRHDGYMAFQDAAARRLNAGRQDREAASDIVAALNALFRESH encoded by the coding sequence ATGACCTGGGACCACCCACGCGGCTTTGATCCGATGGTCGCCACCGCCAGAGCCTGGCAGGAACAGACGGGCGTGCAGATCATCTGGGACAAGCGCAGCCTGCAGGATTTCGAGTCCTTTCCCGTCGAGGAACTGGCGCGGCAATATGATCTGATCGTGATCGATCATCCCCATGTCGGGCAGATCACCAAGGAAGGCTGCCTGGCGCCGCTGGATGTTGCCGGCCGCGAGGCCGAAAGGGCCGCCATGGCCAGCCACAGCGTTGGTCCATCCTTTGCCAGCTACGACTATGCCGGGCACCAATGGGCCTTTCCGATCGATGCGGCGGCGCAGGTTCAGGCCTATCGCCCCGACCTGCTGGACGGACCCGCCAAGAGCTGGACCGAGGTAGTCGAACTGGCCAAGGCCGGTCGTGTCATTCTGCCCATGCGGGCGCCGCATTCGCTGATGAGCTTTTATACCCTGGCCGGCAATCTGGGCACGCCCTGCGCGACGCAAGGCGACGAACTCATTCCGGAAAAGGACGGCGTGCGGGTGATCGAAACCCTGCGCCAGGTCACCGACCATATCGCGCCGGACCAGTATGCGATGGACCCCATCGCCGCTTCAGAGGCCATGGCAAGCGGCGATCAGTTTGCGCTGATGCCGCTGGGCTATGGCTATGTCAGCTACGCCCTGGACGGCTTCCGGCCGCACAAGCTGAAATTTGCCGATATCCCGGTCGCCGGATCGCGCGGGCCGATTGGCTCGGCGGTAGGCGGCACCGGTATTGCCGTATCGGCTTTCTCCAGCCATCAGGAGGCCGCTATCGGCTACGCCTATTGGGTGGCCAGCGAAGCGATCCAGCGCTCGATCTATGCTGGTGCGGGGGGCCAGCCCGGTCATGGACTGGCGTGGGAAGACGACGCGATCAATGCCGCTACGGCCGATTTCTATCGCGCCACGCGCGCCAGCATGCAGGGCGGTTGGCTGCGACCCCGCCATGACGGCTACATGGCATTTCAGGATGCCGCCGCCCGGCGCCTCAATGCGGGCCGGCAAGACCGCGAGGCGGCAAGTGACATCGTTGCCGCCCTCAACGCATTATTCAGAGAGAGCCATTGA
- a CDS encoding IclR family transcriptional regulator — protein sequence MATEDDGDRYRAPALDKGLDILELLAGTADGLSQAEIAKALDRTPNEIYRMLDRLVRRDYVRRTPEDRYEITLKLFELGHARPPTHRLISQAMPVMRRFALQAEQACHLVVQDRNILVVIAQVDGPGYWNVSIRVGSRISLINTGSGHVFLAYASAEERALMLEERRLGSVETMPRGLEARLEGVREQGYENMPSAQTAGVQNLSAPIFGPLGGVIAVLTCPYSQRLDKLDVPHVPQTLSLLLQSSREISQRSTLSA from the coding sequence GTGGCGACTGAAGATGATGGGGACCGCTACCGCGCTCCGGCGCTGGACAAGGGGCTGGATATCCTTGAGCTGCTGGCCGGAACGGCCGACGGGCTGAGCCAGGCTGAAATCGCCAAGGCGCTCGACCGCACGCCCAATGAAATCTACCGCATGCTGGACCGGCTGGTGCGCCGCGATTATGTGCGCCGCACCCCCGAAGACCGCTATGAAATCACGCTCAAACTGTTTGAGCTGGGCCATGCGCGCCCCCCCACGCACCGACTGATCAGCCAGGCCATGCCGGTGATGCGCCGGTTCGCGCTGCAGGCTGAACAGGCCTGTCATCTGGTGGTGCAGGATCGCAATATTCTGGTCGTCATCGCGCAGGTCGACGGGCCCGGCTACTGGAACGTGTCGATCCGTGTCGGCAGCCGCATCAGCCTGATCAATACCGGCTCGGGCCATGTTTTTCTGGCCTATGCCAGCGCCGAAGAACGCGCGCTGATGCTGGAAGAACGGCGGCTGGGCAGTGTCGAGACTATGCCACGCGGGCTCGAGGCGCGGCTCGAGGGCGTGCGCGAGCAGGGTTATGAAAACATGCCCAGCGCCCAGACCGCTGGCGTCCAGAATCTGTCAGCGCCGATCTTTGGGCCGCTCGGGGGCGTCATTGCGGTGCTGACCTGCCCCTATTCGCAACGGCTGGACAAGCTCGATGTACCCCATGTCCCACAGACACTCTCGCTGCTGCTGCAATCCAGCCGCGAAATTTCACAGCGCTCGACGCTGAGCGCCTAG
- a CDS encoding MaoC family dehydratase: protein MSTIGHSSTHPTTMPAEHADIPVWNSENWFYEDWETGHQIRSLRRTISEGESMTFNALVTDMHPYVADDIFATSEGQFGKRLVAGAFVFSAGLGLVATNCVNAFSYGYDKLRFIKPTFIGDTIYTIRTNLEKHPKYKELGLCRASYEVFKGEGELVLYCEHIQTVKYRKPEDFVGQTKE, encoded by the coding sequence ATGAGCACCATCGGCCATTCCTCAACCCATCCCACGACGATGCCGGCCGAGCATGCCGACATCCCGGTGTGGAACAGCGAAAACTGGTTCTACGAGGACTGGGAAACGGGTCATCAGATCCGCTCGCTGCGCCGGACCATTTCGGAGGGCGAGAGCATGACGTTCAACGCTCTGGTCACCGACATGCACCCTTATGTGGCCGACGATATCTTCGCGACCAGTGAAGGGCAGTTCGGCAAGCGGCTGGTGGCCGGAGCCTTCGTTTTCTCGGCCGGGCTCGGGCTGGTGGCGACCAATTGCGTGAACGCCTTCAGCTATGGCTATGACAAGCTGCGTTTCATCAAGCCGACCTTTATCGGCGACACCATCTACACCATCCGCACAAATCTCGAAAAACACCCCAAATACAAAGAGCTGGGCCTTTGCCGGGCATCCTATGAGGTGTTCAAGGGCGAAGGTGAGCTGGTGCTCTATTGCGAACATATCCAGACCGTCAAATACCGCAAACCGGAAGACTTCGTCGGCCAGACGAAGGAGTGA
- a CDS encoding CaiB/BaiF CoA transferase family protein, with the protein MTETPLLDGLVVIDMCQFLSGPYASLRLQDLGARVIKIERPDGGDLSRRLYLSDTEIGGDSTIFHAINRSKESLALDLKNPDDVAALRKLLAKADVVLQNFRPGVIERLGLDYAAVKAINPAIVYASITGYGGEGPWVDRPGQDLLAQARSGVMWLNGDDDQGPVPFGLAIADMLAGAAVAQGVLAALVRRGMNGQGAHIETSLLEVLVDFQFEVLTTHLNDGRRTPKRSEYRSAHAYLSAPYGVYPTADGYLAIAMTPLPRLQSLLGIEALGQFSDPKSWFSQRDAIKQIIADQLVTQPTAHWLSILEPADIWCAKVLDWPELLASEGFKALDMLQTVTREDNVSIATTRSPLRVNGQRARTHRAAPLIGEQSAKIRAEFGL; encoded by the coding sequence ATGACCGAAACTCCCCTGCTTGATGGCCTTGTGGTCATCGATATGTGCCAGTTCCTTTCGGGCCCCTATGCCAGCCTGCGGCTGCAGGATCTGGGGGCGCGAGTGATCAAGATCGAACGCCCCGATGGCGGCGATCTCAGTCGCCGGCTCTATCTCAGCGACACCGAAATCGGCGGCGATTCAACGATCTTTCACGCCATCAACCGGTCCAAGGAAAGCTTGGCGCTCGACCTGAAGAACCCCGACGATGTCGCCGCCCTGCGCAAGCTGTTGGCCAAGGCCGATGTGGTATTGCAGAACTTCCGGCCAGGCGTGATCGAGCGGTTGGGGCTGGACTATGCGGCGGTCAAGGCGATCAACCCTGCCATCGTTTACGCCTCGATCACCGGCTATGGCGGGGAAGGTCCATGGGTGGACCGGCCGGGCCAGGATTTGCTGGCGCAGGCCCGCTCGGGCGTGATGTGGCTCAATGGCGATGATGATCAGGGCCCGGTGCCATTTGGTCTGGCGATTGCCGACATGCTGGCTGGCGCCGCCGTGGCGCAGGGCGTTCTGGCAGCGCTGGTACGGCGGGGCATGAATGGTCAGGGGGCCCACATCGAAACCAGCCTGCTTGAAGTGCTGGTGGACTTCCAGTTTGAAGTGCTGACCACCCATCTCAATGACGGTCGGCGCACGCCCAAGCGCAGCGAATATCGTTCGGCCCATGCCTATCTGTCAGCGCCCTATGGGGTTTACCCCACCGCTGACGGCTATCTGGCGATCGCCATGACCCCATTGCCCAGATTGCAGAGCCTGCTGGGCATTGAGGCGCTGGGCCAGTTCAGTGATCCCAAGAGCTGGTTCAGCCAGCGCGACGCGATCAAGCAGATCATCGCCGACCAATTGGTCACCCAACCCACCGCGCACTGGCTGAGTATCCTTGAACCCGCCGATATCTGGTGTGCCAAGGTGCTCGACTGGCCCGAACTGCTGGCCAGCGAGGGTTTCAAGGCGCTCGACATGCTGCAGACGGTCACGCGCGAAGACAATGTTTCCATTGCCACCACGCGCTCCCCATTGCGGGTCAATGGTCAGCGGGCCCGCACCCATCGCGCTGCGCCATTGATCGGTGAGCAGAGCGCCAAGATCCGCGCGGAGTTCGGACTTTGA
- a CDS encoding L-rhamnose mutarotase, protein MRRYGAVIGLKPEQIAEYKRVHAAVWPDVLAQIKASNISNYSIFLREPENLLFAYYEYSGSDHDADMAAMAADPRTQEWWDVCMPMQSPLESRAEGDWWASTEEVFHLD, encoded by the coding sequence ATGCGACGTTATGGTGCCGTTATTGGGCTCAAGCCCGAACAGATCGCTGAATATAAGCGGGTGCATGCCGCGGTCTGGCCCGATGTGCTGGCGCAGATCAAGGCGAGCAATATCTCGAACTACTCGATCTTCCTGCGCGAACCGGAGAATTTGCTGTTCGCCTATTACGAATATTCCGGCAGCGACCACGACGCCGATATGGCCGCCATGGCGGCCGATCCGCGGACACAGGAATGGTGGGACGTCTGCATGCCGATGCAGTCCCCGCTGGAGAGCCGGGCCGAGGGCGACTGGTGGGCCAGCACCGAAGAAGTTTTCCACCTCGACTGA